In a single window of the Papaver somniferum cultivar HN1 chromosome 8, ASM357369v1, whole genome shotgun sequence genome:
- the LOC113303685 gene encoding probable E3 ubiquitin-protein ligase RZFP34: MYLEGGCLIDVLKSHGSDYPEDPDIISKRTTDSCSQSSSGSWMLIEEARDSAVTGAKQVLERGLMQYGCAHYRRRCRIRAPCCNEIFDCRHCHNDAKNSINVKGNHRHDLPRQQVQQVICSLCGTEQEVQQICVSCGVCMGKFFCDTCKLFDDDTSKEQYHCNGCGICRIGGQENFFHCCKCGCCYSILLKNCHPCVEGAMHHDCPVCFEFLFESTDDISVLPCGHTIHMNCLKEMQQHLQYACPLCSKSVCDMSKVWEKLDVEIAATPMPESYHNKMVWVLCNDCGANSEVQYHAVAQKCLNCKSYNTRQTRGGTTPPATSTASATESQ, translated from the exons ATGTATCTTGAGGGGGGATGTTTGATCGATGTTTTAAAATCTCATGGATCTGACTATCCAGAGGATCCTGATATAATCAGCAAAAGGACTACAGATTCGTGCTCGCAGAGTTCCAGTGGAAGCTGGATGCtcatagaagaagcaagagataGTGCAGTCACTGGTGCAAAACAAGTACTGGAAAGAGGACTTATGCAATATGG CTGTGCACATTATCGCCGAAGGTGCCGCATTAGAGCTCCATGCTGCAATGAAATATTCGATTGCCGGCATTGTCATAATGACGCGAAG AACAGTATTAACGTTAAAGGGAACCACAGACATGATCTTCCTCGCCAGCAAGTACAACAG GTTATATGTTCACTCTGTGGCACAGAGCAAGAG GTCCAACAAATCTGTGTTAGCTGTGGTGTATGCATGGGGAAATTCTTCTGTGATACGTGCAAGTTGTTTGATGATGAT ACGTCAAAGGAACAGTATCATTGCAATGGCTGTGGTATTTGCAG AATAGGGGGTCAGGAAAATTTCTTTCACTGCTGCAAATGTG GTTGTTGCTATTCCATTCTGCTAAAGAATTGTCACCCTTGTGTGGAAGGCGCAATGCATCATGACTGCCCTGTTTGCTTTGAG TTTCTTTTTGAATCAACTGATGATATAAGCGTCTTACCCTGTGGACACACAATTCATATGAATTGCTTGAAGGAGATGCAGCAACACTTGCA ATATGCCTGCCCTCTTTGCTCCAAGTCCGTATGTGATATGTCTAAAGTATGGGAAAAACTTGACGTGGAGATTGCAGCCACACCTATGCCAGAATCCTATCACAATAAAATG GTCTGGGTACTTTGCAATGACTGTGGAGCAAACTCAGAGGTCCAGTATCATGCTGTGGCTCAAAAATGTTTGAATTGCAAGTCTTACAATACTCGCCAAACAAGAGGAGGAACAACACCACCAGCAACATCGACGGCATCAGCAACAGAATCACAATGA